One Schistocerca gregaria isolate iqSchGreg1 unplaced genomic scaffold, iqSchGreg1.2 ptg000615l, whole genome shotgun sequence DNA window includes the following coding sequences:
- the LOC126316922 gene encoding uncharacterized protein LOC126316922, whose amino-acid sequence MERKRVNRALVAGGGGFIGSHMASRLKSLGYWVRIADIKYNEFYDRDAICDEFLRIDLRSLDACMRACESCDIVFDFAADMGGMGFIQSNQAVILYNNMMTSFNLLEAARRSGVKTFLYTSSACVYPEYKQNSEDNAGLKEEDAWPADPQDSYGLEKLVVEQLCKHYTADFGMACRVARLHNIYGPMCTWKGGREKAPAAFCRKAVASTEYFEMWGDGKQTRSFCYISDCIDGILRLVESDVTEPINIGSTEMVSMNQLAEMCLKFAGKTIPVRHFPGPEGVRGRNSDNTKVKKLLNWEPQVNLATGMKKTFDWIKKEIEADPKSKDLMKEYSTSSVVKLSADYLNDCVPAK is encoded by the coding sequence ATGGAGAGGAAAAGAGTTAACCGAGCCTTGGTAGCCGGCGGGGGAGGGTTCATCGGGTCCCACATGGCCAGTCGCCTCAAGTCGCTAGGGTACTGGGTGCGGATAGCAGACATCAAGTACAATGAATTTTACGACAGGGATGCCATCTGCGACGAGTTTCTTCGCATCGACCTGAGAAGTTTGGACGCCTGCATGCGCGCGTGTGAGTCTTGCGACATAGTGTTCGACTTCGCAGCGGACATGGGCGGAATGGGGTTTATTCAGAGCAATCAGGCCGTCATTTTGTACAACAACATGATGACGAGTTTCAACTTGTTGGAGGCGGCGCGTCGATCTGGTGTCAAGACCTTTTTGTACACTAGTTCTGCATGCGTTTATCCTGAGTATAAGCAGAATTCTGAAGACAACGCGGGCTTGAAGGAGGAAGACGCGTGGCCGGCGGACCCTCAGGACAGCTACGGGCTCGAGAAGCTCGTGGTAGAGCAGCTTTGCAAACACTACACTGCCGACTTCGGGATGGCGTGCAGAGTGGCTCGCCTGCACAACATCTACGGGCCTATGTGCACTTGGAAGGGTGGCAGGGAGAAGGCGCCGGCTGCGTTCTGTCGAAAGGCGGTCGCATCGACCGAGTACTTTGAGATGTGGGGAGACGGCAAGCAGACCCGCTCTTTTTGCTACATTTCGGACTGCATCGACGGCATTTTGCGTCTGGTCGAATCGGACGTGACGGAACCGATCAACATCGGGAGCACGGAAATGGTGAGCATGAACCAGCTGGCGGAGATGTGCCTCAAGTTCGCGGGAAAGACGATCCCGGTCCGACATTTTCCCGGACCGGAGGGCGTTCGCGGCCGAAATTCCGACAACACCAAGGTCAAAAAGCTGTTGAATTGGGAGCCTCAGGTAAATTTGGCGACCGGAATGAAGAAGACGTTCGACTGGATCaagaaggaaatagaagcagaTCCCAaatccaaggacctcatgaaagaATACTCAACTTCGTCAGTGGTAAAGTTATCTGCCGACTATCTGAATGATTGTGTTCCGGCTAAGTAG